The following is a genomic window from Parabacteroides johnsonii DSM 18315.
GAGATGAACTCACGGTTCAAACGGGCGATATTGCTAACGGAGATGTTCTTCGGACATTCCATTTCACAAGCGCGTGTGTTGGTACAGTTACCAAAGCCCAGTTCGTCCATTTTAGCAACCATTGCTTTCGCACGGCGAGCCGCTTCCACCTTACCCTGAGGTAACAGAGCCAACTGGCTAACCTTTGCAGAAACAAACAGCATCGCTGAACCGTTCTTACAAGCAGCAGCACAAGCACCGCAACCAATGCAAGCAGCAGCATCCATAGCCAAGTCAGCATCCTTCTTTGGAATAGGAATAGCATTTGCATCAGGCACACCACCGGTATTCACTGAAGTAAAACCACCTGCCTGGATGATTTTGTCGTAAGCATAACGATCCACCATCAAGTCGCGGATTACCGGGAAACCGGCAGAACGCCACGGTTCGATTGTAATCGTTTCGCCATCATTGAAACGACGCATATAGAGCTGACAGGTCGTTGCACCTGTTGCCGGTCCATGTGGATGTCCGTTTACATACAATGAACACATACCGCAGATACCTTCACGGCAGTCGTGGTCGAATACGATAGGTTCTTTACCTTCGCTAACCAAACGCTCATTCAAAATGTCTAACATTTCCAAGAAAGAAACACTCTGATTGATTTTGTCGATTTGGTAAGTCTCAAACTGTCCTTTATCTTTCGGACCTTTCTGACGCCAAACTTTAAGTGTTACCTTTATATCTTTATCCATGATTCTAATTTTTGTGATTGATGATTATTACTTCTTGTAGTTACGTGTTTGAGGAACAACGAACTGATAGTTCAAATCTTCCTTCAGCATAACCGGGTCTTTGTCTTCGCCCTGGTATTCCCAACAAGAGACGTACATGAACTTATCGTCATGACGCATAGCTTCGCCTTCTTCGGTCTGATGTTCCGTACGGAAGTGACCACCACAAGATTCTGCG
Proteins encoded in this region:
- a CDS encoding succinate dehydrogenase/fumarate reductase iron-sulfur subunit, whose protein sequence is MDKDIKVTLKVWRQKGPKDKGQFETYQIDKINQSVSFLEMLDILNERLVSEGKEPIVFDHDCREGICGMCSLYVNGHPHGPATGATTCQLYMRRFNDGETITIEPWRSAGFPVIRDLMVDRYAYDKIIQAGGFTSVNTGGVPDANAIPIPKKDADLAMDAAACIGCGACAAACKNGSAMLFVSAKVSQLALLPQGKVEAARRAKAMVAKMDELGFGNCTNTRACEMECPKNISVSNIARLNREFISAKLKD